DNA sequence from the Candidatus Zixiibacteriota bacterium genome:
TAGCCGGCTGGGTACCGAAATTGGCGATGGTCAGGCTGAAGCTATATTGCTCGCCCAGATAGCGATACTCTTGCGCAAATTCTCCGCGGGTAATCTTCAGCAACGATAGACCGACTTCCGGAGATTGTCCCGTGATACCACTCTTGGAGGTTGCCGTGAAGCGGACGAAACTCTCGAGACCGTCGTAACGTGTTCCGAAGCGGGTTAAGTCGCAAATGCCGGCGAGAAACGCATCCGGTGCGCCGAGGACGTCGCTATACATCGTGCCGGCGCCATCGGATGTAATCCTCACGGTGTCGGTGAAGGCGCTGAAGCCGACGGCGACGTTTTCGTAGGCATCGAGTGCCGTGAGCCGGGCTTTGCCGACAAAGGGTTGATTGATCGGTTGGGTGGGATCCATCTCAAAGCGAAAACGCGCCGTGGCCGCCGGCGCAACCGCGACAGTACGAACACTGATGACGCCGCTCAGACTAATTACGAGTGTGGTATTTCCGGTCTTGACCAGCCGGGTAGTGCCGCTGCCGAAGCCGTTTTGCACATAGAACGACGGTAAAGACGGCAAAACGCCGGAAGGCGATGCGCCTGAACCGGACTGCAACGAGATATCGGTACGCCCGGAGACGGAGTTGCCGAACGCATCAATCGCGCCGCTAATTTGCACCTGAAAGTCAGTGCCGGCAACCGCAGAGGTGGGAACGTTCAAGTTATAGCTGGTCGGCGCGGCCGCGATGATCGCAATCGGATAGATCGACTTCTTCTCTTCCCCGTTCATCATCAGCGACAACATGTGCCGCCCGGCCTTGGTAAAGCGAAAGCCGTTGCCCGGGAAGATGCGCACGCCTTGATCGTCGACGGTGAAAGTATATCGCGACGCCGAGGTGTAAGGCAGAGTCGCGGTGGGATCGCTGGCATTGAAATAGACAGCGCCGTCGAAGTCCGTGCAGACGTTGCCGTAGAGATCGCGAGCGGTGACCACGATGTCATCCGCGCCCGCCTTCCAGAACTGGCCGGCAACGGCGCTGTCGGCTCCGCCGGTCAGGTCAAAATAGGAGAGATCGCCGGGAAGCACATAAATGTAGGCTGTGGTATCGGCGAAGGTCTGATAGGAGGCGAACACTTTCGCAGCGCCGACAAACTGCGCGACGAAGGTGTTGCCCTGGAGAGTCCCCGCCGAACCGATCACGCCCCAGGTCACCGGCCCGCCCGGGACGATGTTCCCGTACTGATCCTTTCGGCTCACGGAATAGACGATCGACTCGCCGGCATGAATCTGCTGAAGCCCCTTCGGTGAAATCGCAAACTGAGAGAGCGGCGCCGGCTTCAGGGTGAACGGCTCCGACAATCGCGGCAACGCCACCAATTGACCATCGCTGCGGACCACTGCCAGGAGCACCTGGTAGGAATCCGCGGTCGTTGCGCTGACAAGACCGTAAATTGTAAGCGTAATCTGAGTTCCGGGCTCGGGGTGGTTCTCGACGGAATCGAGCCGGACGGAAAGGTGGAGGCCCTCCAACTCGTAGCTGACGACGCTCATCTGGCTGCTATCGCCGTCGTTGTTCGAGCAGACGATGGAGTCGATTTCACTGACGTCAAAATAGGCCGGAAAATCGAGTTCGAGCATCGCTCCTGACGGCAGCGAGTCGTCGTCGAGAATGAACTTGAGCCGGTAGTCGGTCATGGCGCCGACGGTATCGTTGTCCGGCACGACCAGGAACTCGGTGATCTTGCCGACAATTCCGTCGGCAGCGGTGTAAGTATGCGGCGATTGGGGACCGACCGCCAAAGCCGAATTCGACCAGAGGCCGGCCAGCACCAAGACCGCGCAAACGAAAAGCCTTCGTAACATTGGGATCTTATTGTACCTCGACAAAAAAGCCGCGAAAACCGCGGACACCTTGTAATGATACCACAAAATCGTTAATTGTCAACGGTTTTGGTCGCCGCGCCGCGACAGTGATGCTGCCGCTTCCGACCTCAGGAATTATACGGTCGAGGATTAAACAAAATCCCCCTCCTTGCGTCTGAATCAATGTAAAGGAGATCAGTTGGTTCACTTCGTATCTGCTCCAAGGAACGCGCAGCCGGCTGACGGCCTTTATCCGAACACCCCCCTTTTGCGGGTTTGGTCATAATCCCTCCACTCACCCAACGAGCCTGCGGGCGTAAGTCCGCAGGCTTCGTGCTTCATGGCTTTACAGTGCTTTGAGAAATTCGTCCCACGGAGTTGCCAGAAGCGTCTCGGTGGTGGATCGTCCGAGGGCGCGGATAATCATCACTGCCCTTTCAATCTGCTGGGGGTCATCCGATTCCACAATGTCGACGACATCATAGCTGCCCATGCAGCCGTAGCTTTGGACCCATTTCGCTTTCGGGCATTCGACCCTCAGCTTATCGCGCACCATTGTCGCGATGCCGCGTAGGCCATCGGGTGTGTCAAATGCGTGCGGACCCAGCTTGCTCAGGATGATGTAGGTTGCCATTGAGCTTTCCTCCAGACTCTCTATTCCTTCTGTGAATTCAGTTCAGCTTTTGACCGTCAAGCGGCGGTAGAGTTGATAGGGCGACAAGCGCATCAGCCAGGCAATAAACCGCCATCGCCGCGTGACATAGACAACGCGCTTGCGCTTCAAGATCGCGCGATAGATCTGCTCTGCGGCTTTTTCGGGTGACGATACCCAAAACATGTCGTTGCGTCCGGCCGTCATCTCGGTTGCGACAAAGCCGGGGCGGACGTCGGTAACCCAGACTTCGAGGCCGGCGAGATTGTTGTGCAGGCCTTCGAGATAACGCAGCTCGAACGCCTTGGAGGCATTATAGGCCAGCGTCCGGCCGTTGCCCCAGAATGCGGCCACCGAACTCATGCCGACGATGTGACCACTCCGCTGCCGCTTGAAGAGATCCGCCGCCCAGACTGCCATGATGACAAAGGCCTTGACATTCACATCGACGGTCTCAATTTCCGGTTCCGGCAGCAACTCCGGATTGCGGTGGTCAACGCCGGCATTGATCACGCACAGATCGAGCCCGCCCAATTCGCTCACAAGTTGATCGAGGATTTTGGGAAGAGCTGCGTGATCACGTAGATCAACCACGCGTGTGACAATCGCATCGGGAAAGCGGATCGTGAGTTCGTCCAGACGATCGCTGCGGCGGCCAATGGCGGCGACGCGATAGCCGGCGGTTGCCAAGCGCAAGGTCAAGGCACGGCCGATCCCGGAAGTGGCGCCGCTAACCAGCGCGCGCGGCGGAGGGGTCGTCTCCGAAGATCTCATTGGCGCTGCCGGGTCCGGGACATGCGGCGATTCTTCTCCGCCCACAGGTACCAGCACGCGATCGAGCAGTACGGTGCCCAGAGTTGCTGCAGCGCCGCGAACTGCTCAGCATCCGGTCGCGTGCCGTAAACCAGCTCGACACCGTTACGCACGCCGACATCGAGGGTGGGCAGGACATTGGGGCGATTCAACACGAAGATCAAGTACATGTCGGCGCTCCAGGCACCCAGCCCGTTCACGCTGGTGATGGCAGCGCGCACCCGCTCATCGGAAAGTCGCGGGAGCCTCGTGATGGGCAGCTCGCGCGAGATCACTTTCTGGGCCAGATCGTGCAGATAAGTTGCTTTCTGGCGTGAAATCCCGGCGGTACGCATCTGCGCCGGCGATAATTCCAGCATCCGTTTCGCAGTGACACGACCACCCAGAAGATCTTTCAGTCGACGAAAGATCGTCCCGGCTGCCTTGAGTGACAATTGCTGAAACACAATCGAGCGCGCCAGGAATTCAAAGCCTCCGCGCGACGGAGTCAGGTCACAAGGCCCGATGGCGCGGATGACCCGGGCCAACCGCTTGTCGGTCCTGGCCAGATGGCGCTCAGCCGCGTGCCAGGGGCGAGACTGACCCGCGCCGGTTGGCGTTGTGGTTTTGCGTGGTTTCTTCATGGATCCTGTATCGGGCTATAAACTTCTACACTATTTAAGATGTCCGGGGCAGCGTCGGTGAGGCCGCCGATGCAGTAAATCAGGCCATCCAGGGCAACGGCAACATGATCGTGTCGAGGCGATGTCATCGAGCTCTTCGTACGCCACGTGTCAGTGACCGGATCATAGACTTCCAGCGAGGCAAAAAACCTATGTACGGTGATCGCGTTGAAGCCACCGGTGACATAGATGAGATCATCGAGCGTCACCGCGCGGTGGTCGCGGCGAAAGCTCGGAATCGCCGCACGCGGTCCCATGCCGTGCGTGACCGGATCAAAGCGATCGCAGCGATCGAGCCACGGTTGGGTTGCGGACGAACCGCCAATCAGATAGATCTTGCCGGCAAGAGTGGTGGCCGAGAATCCGTTGCGGGGAGATGTCAGCGAGGCGACGGCTTGCCAGTGGTCTGCCGATGGATCGTACTCCAGAATCGGCAGATCGTTCTCGTAGCCGCCGAAGACGTAGATGCGTCCGTTGGCGGTGTCGGCAGCGAAGCGGGAGCGCGGTGTGGGCAGTGGCGCCGCCGGTTTCCAAGTGTCGGTATCGGGATCGTAGCAATCAACCAGCGATCCCGCGGGTGTACCGCCGATGACGTAGATCTGTCCGCCCAACGTGACAGCCGCGCCATAGGCACGCGCCGTGGCCAGGTTGGCGACGTAGCGCCAGGAATCCGTGGATGGATTGTATTCTTCGGATGAACCCAAATACCCTTCGAAGCCGATTCCGCCGAAGACGTAGATCTTGCCGCCAACTGCAGCCCCCATTGCGCCGATGCGTGCGGTCTGAAGCGGTGCGCCGGTAGACCAGCCGTCGGTAAATGTGCCGGTACGAAAGCTCCACACGGGCGAGATGTCGGTGTTCCCCGCGGTATCGAGAGCCAGCACGCGCCAGAAATACTGGCGACCCTGACTCACGGCAACCTCCACTTCCCGAACTTCGCGCAGTTGCGGCAATTTTCTGACCGGCGGATTTACCGTATCGATCAGGACGTCAAAAAAGAGAATATCGTTCTCCGGGTCGAGGCACTGCCACATCAACGTAAGGTAGGCCGCCTGGGCGGCGGCGCCATCGGCCGGCACCGGATCGTGCGGACGTTCCGGCGGGCTGTTCTTCGACTTGGTGCCCTCATCGGAACACGCGAGCATGGTAACCGCCATGAGGATGAAGAGAGTGGCGGAGCAGCGACCGATCATAGCTATCATCACTCCAAGTTAATGATCCGCAGGGCTGACCTGTCAATCACGTTTTTTTGAGTCGCGGATTGGCCGAACCCAGGTAGATCGCGGCCAAGGCCACCAGAGCGCCGACGACTTCAATCGCCCGGGTCGGGCGATTGAAGAAGATTAAGTCCCAGACAAACGACAGCGTCGGCTGCAACAGCAAGGTCAGCGATACCCGGGCCGCGGCGATGTGCTTGATGCTGCGGGTAATCAGCACCCAGCCCAGGACCTGCCCGCAAATGCCGTAGAGGATCAACCACAACAGGCTGTCGGTCTCGGCGATGTGGAAGCTCTCGCCAACGATCAGCGCGATCACGCCGGTGGCGGCCGCGGTAACGAACGAGGAGATCATGGTGCTCGCCATTGAGGAAGCTCCGCCGGAGCGCGATTGGAGCTTGCGCAAGGTCAAGACATAGGCGGCGTAGAATTGTGCCGTCACCAATCCCAGAATCACGCCGAGTTGGTACGATTCTCCCAGCTCCTGCCAACGGGTGCCAACCAGCAAGAAGAGGCCGATCAGAGCAAGCGGCACAGCGACGTAGATCCGCCAGCCGGGTCGTTCCTTGAGAATGACAATCGCGAAGATCGTGACGAAGAAGACCTGGAAATTGGCAAGGATGGTGGCCAGCCCCGGCCCGACGTAGCCGATGCTGCGATGCCAAAACGTTAGGTCGCCGGCAAAAAACAACCCGGCCAGCGCGGCCAAACTGAAGTCGCGCCAGCCGTGCCAGATCTTGGTGCGGCTGATCA
Encoded proteins:
- a CDS encoding GYD domain-containing protein — its product is MATYIILSKLGPHAFDTPDGLRGIATMVRDKLRVECPKAKWVQSYGCMGSYDVVDIVESDDPQQIERAVMIIRALGRSTTETLLATPWDEFLKAL
- a CDS encoding SDR family NAD(P)-dependent oxidoreductase, whose translation is MRSSETTPPPRALVSGATSGIGRALTLRLATAGYRVAAIGRRSDRLDELTIRFPDAIVTRVVDLRDHAALPKILDQLVSELGGLDLCVINAGVDHRNPELLPEPEIETVDVNVKAFVIMAVWAADLFKRQRSGHIVGMSSVAAFWGNGRTLAYNASKAFELRYLEGLHNNLAGLEVWVTDVRPGFVATEMTAGRNDMFWVSSPEKAAEQIYRAILKRKRVVYVTRRWRFIAWLMRLSPYQLYRRLTVKS
- a CDS encoding DNA-3-methyladenine glycosylase 2 family protein — translated: MKKPRKTTTPTGAGQSRPWHAAERHLARTDKRLARVIRAIGPCDLTPSRGGFEFLARSIVFQQLSLKAAGTIFRRLKDLLGGRVTAKRMLELSPAQMRTAGISRQKATYLHDLAQKVISRELPITRLPRLSDERVRAAITSVNGLGAWSADMYLIFVLNRPNVLPTLDVGVRNGVELVYGTRPDAEQFAALQQLWAPYCSIACWYLWAEKNRRMSRTRQRQ
- a CDS encoding DMT family transporter, whose product is MAQSPIDAQAQTSFGSQLELLAGAVLISFSAVFVRLAAVGPSVAGFYRMAFGGVLLLAIVLISRTKIWHGWRDFSLAALAGLFFAGDLTFWHRSIGYVGPGLATILANFQVFFVTIFAIVILKERPGWRIYVAVPLALIGLFLLVGTRWQELGESYQLGVILGLVTAQFYAAYVLTLRKLQSRSGGASSMASTMISSFVTAAATGVIALIVGESFHIAETDSLLWLILYGICGQVLGWVLITRSIKHIAAARVSLTLLLQPTLSFVWDLIFFNRPTRAIEVVGALVALAAIYLGSANPRLKKT